Part of the Woronichinia naegeliana WA131 genome, AAGGAACAATAGATTAAACAAAATCTGTATTTTGATTTGTTTCCATAAGGATAAGTTATCTATGCTTTTTCAGTCCATACTTCCCTAACCCACATTTCTTTCGTTTTTTGACTTTTTCAGCAAGCCCCAATTATAAACTGCAAAATAGTTGATCGCCGTCTCAACTCTCATTAAAAAGTGATCGCGCTTTAACCCAACCCAACCTTGTATGTTGGGAATGGAGGATAGGAGCTATCCTAATCTCAAGAAGAACAAGAAAAAGAGTGACTCTGAACCCAACCTAAAGCAAAAAGCTTGCTTCGTAGATAAAGAGCCTCTTATTTGTTCTTCGGAATGTCACCTTCCGCAGACTGGACAGTATCAACGTGGCTTTTCTCAAAAAACCTAGTATTTGCAAGGATAGCGCGGCAGAGTGACAACTATTTTTCTGACTCACAAGGAGTTAAACCATGAGCGAAAAAGAAGCCATTCTCGGCATAGATATTAGTAAAGAAAAATTCTCAGCCGCCTTACTCAAAGGAGAGAAAAAAAGTCAGGTTAAAGAATTTGCCAATAACCTTGAAGGGTTCGAGCAACTCAAAAAATGGTTGGAGCAAAACCAACTTGAAAAAGTTCATGCCTGCTTAGAAGCCACCAGTACCTACGGCCATTCAGTAGCAACTTATTTACACAGTTTAGATCACATTGTCAGTATTGTTAATCCTGCCCGAATTAAAGGATTTGCTCAACGTCGCTTGAGTCGAACAAAAAATGATCAAGCCGATGCCACAACTATTGCACGATTCTGTTTGGCACTTAAACCACAAGCCTGGACACCCCCAAGTCCAGAAATGGCGCAATTACAGTCCTATAGTCGTCGTTTAAGAGCTTTAGAGCAGATGGCAACTCAAGAAAAAAATCGTTTAAAAACAACAGTTGATGAGAGTCTCATAGAAGATATTGAAGCTCATCTTGTGTTTCTAGAAACTCAAATTGACAATGTAAAAAAGCGACAAAAAGAATTGTTGAACGAATATAGTTCTCTAAAAAGTCAAGCAGATTTATTGACTTCGATTGTAGGAATTGGTGAGCCGACAGCAATGACCATTCTGGCAGAAATTGGCGATATTAATCAGTTTTCTTCTGCTCGTCAATTAGCCGCATTTGCGGGTTTAACCCCTCAAGAGCATCAATCGGGAACCTCTGTTAAAGGGAAAACTCGGTTGTGTAAAATTGGTAATCCTCATTTACGTAAGGCTCTTTATTTTCCTGCCTTGAGTTCTATGCGTCATTGTTCTCCCATGAAGGATTTGCGAGAACGGTTTTTAGAGGCAGGAAAAAACAAGATGCAGATAGTTGGGGTCGTGATGCACAAACTCATTCGGATTGTTTACGGGGTTCTCAAGTCAGGGAAACCCTTTGACCAGACTAAGTTGGCT contains:
- a CDS encoding IS110 family transposase, coding for MSEKEAILGIDISKEKFSAALLKGEKKSQVKEFANNLEGFEQLKKWLEQNQLEKVHACLEATSTYGHSVATYLHSLDHIVSIVNPARIKGFAQRRLSRTKNDQADATTIARFCLALKPQAWTPPSPEMAQLQSYSRRLRALEQMATQEKNRLKTTVDESLIEDIEAHLVFLETQIDNVKKRQKELLNEYSSLKSQADLLTSIVGIGEPTAMTILAEIGDINQFSSARQLAAFAGLTPQEHQSGTSVKGKTRLCKIGNPHLRKALYFPALSSMRHCSPMKDLRERFLEAGKNKMQIVGVVMHKLIRIVYGVLKSGKPFDQTKLALPNVVLEEETDFLPASP